The following proteins are encoded in a genomic region of Sorangiineae bacterium MSr12523:
- a CDS encoding TolC family protein, producing MSRSPWIFLGCTAFVLASFSARAEGEGSQIVSETGVIRSALAHNPGLAAARTEHRRAALLEEGEEHRYGFVLGLDGQADRTKTPSLSVSGVTAPESTTYKLGAQLSRHFIWGTDLTLRLEGQSQRMQSTFVNTSANPPQLSTFTFGPSYGALAKLSLKQPLLRGAGRDVFEAELVQARASRAKAASASEQTASELMRDVLKGYWELFYTSRAVEIRQRSLGRGRAELADAAARIRTGSAAPAEALTIETDVAKREEDVTGALREERRSSNELARLVGDASLSARRADVTRAPPAPLPPPPDARERALAVSYELAGQRAEVNLAEVRARTAADELRPTLDLDAYVQAQGLGNRDIPPALQQVYGLEAWSAHVGLTFEAPLDGGRRRAEKTRAELAISAAQQKLEETKQRIVKELENAIADSESAQRRLELAGATLAIAEQQLTAKEQLFRTGGATALELVKAEDDVRDAELRRTRAHVDWAQADVTIAHLTGRLLGRADSAN from the coding sequence ATGAGTAGGTCACCGTGGATATTTCTTGGATGCACCGCGTTCGTTCTCGCGTCTTTTTCGGCACGGGCCGAGGGCGAGGGGAGCCAAATCGTCAGTGAGACGGGCGTGATTCGAAGTGCCTTGGCACACAACCCGGGCCTGGCGGCTGCGCGAACGGAGCACCGCCGCGCGGCGTTGCTCGAGGAGGGCGAGGAGCATCGCTACGGGTTCGTCTTGGGGCTCGACGGCCAGGCAGACCGCACGAAGACCCCGTCTCTGAGCGTCAGCGGGGTGACGGCGCCGGAGTCGACGACGTACAAGCTCGGCGCGCAGCTCTCGCGGCATTTCATCTGGGGAACGGATCTGACCTTGCGGCTCGAAGGTCAGAGCCAGCGCATGCAGTCGACCTTCGTGAATACGAGTGCGAACCCGCCGCAGCTTTCGACCTTCACCTTTGGTCCGAGCTACGGTGCGCTGGCCAAGTTGTCGTTGAAGCAGCCGCTTTTGCGCGGCGCCGGTCGCGATGTCTTCGAGGCGGAGCTCGTGCAAGCGCGGGCCTCGCGCGCCAAGGCGGCGAGCGCCTCGGAACAAACTGCGAGCGAACTGATGCGCGATGTGCTCAAAGGCTATTGGGAGCTTTTTTACACGAGCCGCGCGGTGGAAATCCGGCAGCGCAGTCTGGGGCGCGGTCGTGCCGAGCTCGCCGATGCGGCGGCGCGCATTCGCACGGGCAGTGCAGCCCCTGCGGAGGCGCTCACCATCGAAACCGACGTGGCGAAGCGCGAAGAAGACGTGACGGGTGCGTTGCGCGAGGAGAGACGAAGCTCGAACGAGCTTGCGCGCCTGGTGGGCGACGCATCCTTGAGCGCGCGCCGTGCCGACGTGACGCGCGCCCCGCCTGCGCCGCTGCCGCCGCCCCCGGATGCGCGCGAGCGTGCGCTCGCCGTGTCGTACGAATTGGCCGGGCAGCGGGCGGAGGTGAATCTCGCGGAGGTGAGGGCGCGCACGGCGGCCGACGAGCTTCGCCCGACGCTCGATCTGGACGCCTACGTGCAGGCGCAAGGCCTGGGAAACCGCGACATACCGCCCGCGCTGCAGCAGGTCTACGGGCTGGAGGCGTGGAGCGCGCACGTGGGGCTGACCTTCGAGGCGCCGCTCGATGGCGGACGCCGTCGCGCCGAGAAAACGCGCGCCGAGCTGGCGATTTCCGCCGCGCAGCAAAAGCTGGAGGAGACGAAACAGCGCATCGTGAAAGAGCTGGAGAACGCCATCGCCGACAGCGAGTCCGCGCAGCGGCGCCTGGAGCTCGCCGGTGCGACGCTCGCCATCGCCGAGCAGCAGCTCACCGCCAAAGAGCAGCTCTTTCGCACCGGGGGAGCCACTGCGTTGGAGCTGGTGAAGGCGGAAGATGACGTGCGCGACGCCGAACTTCGCCGCACGCGCGCCCACGTCGATTGGGCCCAGGCCGATGTCACCATTGCGCACCTGACGGGGCGTCTGCTGGGTCGCGCGGACTCCGCGAATTGA
- a CDS encoding ABC transporter permease, with product MWLETWFMALRALRRNTMRSALTMLGIVIGVGSVIAMVTLGRGATALVTQEVASLGTNMLIVSPGAMRRGPVSGTARSFDLDDVRALSREVPGLTGIAPVTNASVLAMHGSANFNTTANGTTNDYFRVRNLRILSGRDFSESELDAGIPVCVLGETVRRQLFGPANPIGDTIRLGTVTCNVIGLLEPKGRSTFGHDQDDLLILPIRAVQRRLTGNSYIGTIFATVADEASIHRAKDTLRAVLRERRRTRVQEEDDFSLDDTREIAKSAGNVTQTLTAFLAAVAAVSLLVGGIGIMNIMLVSVTERTREIGTRLAIGALGRDVLLQFLVEAIFLCALGGVAGVALGLGGSYAASRMLRMPFAIDVPLVVAAFGFSAGLGVVFGFLPARKAARLHPIEALRHE from the coding sequence ATGTGGCTCGAGACGTGGTTCATGGCGCTCCGGGCGCTGCGACGAAACACGATGCGCTCGGCCCTCACGATGCTCGGCATCGTCATTGGCGTCGGCTCGGTCATTGCCATGGTCACCCTGGGGCGCGGCGCCACGGCGCTGGTCACGCAGGAGGTCGCGTCCTTGGGCACGAACATGTTGATCGTCTCGCCGGGGGCGATGCGCCGCGGTCCGGTGAGCGGTACCGCGCGTTCCTTCGACTTGGACGACGTGCGGGCTCTTTCGCGCGAGGTGCCCGGCCTCACCGGCATCGCGCCCGTGACGAATGCAAGCGTGCTCGCCATGCACGGGAGCGCGAATTTCAACACGACGGCGAACGGCACCACGAACGACTATTTTCGTGTGCGCAACCTGCGCATCCTTTCCGGTCGCGACTTTTCCGAGTCGGAGCTCGATGCGGGCATTCCGGTGTGCGTGCTCGGCGAGACGGTGCGCCGTCAGCTCTTCGGCCCCGCGAATCCGATTGGCGACACCATTCGGCTGGGCACCGTCACGTGCAACGTCATCGGTCTGCTCGAGCCCAAGGGCCGCTCGACCTTCGGCCACGACCAGGACGATCTGCTCATCTTGCCCATTCGCGCCGTGCAGCGCCGGCTCACGGGCAACTCGTACATCGGCACCATCTTCGCGACCGTGGCCGACGAAGCTTCGATCCACCGGGCAAAGGATACCCTTCGTGCGGTCTTGCGCGAGCGACGGCGCACACGGGTGCAGGAGGAGGACGACTTCTCCTTGGACGACACGCGCGAGATTGCGAAGTCCGCCGGCAACGTGACCCAGACGCTCACCGCGTTTCTCGCGGCCGTTGCGGCGGTGAGTCTTTTGGTCGGCGGAATCGGAATCATGAACATCATGCTGGTCTCGGTCACCGAGCGCACGCGCGAGATTGGAACGCGCTTGGCCATCGGTGCGTTGGGGCGTGACGTGCTCCTGCAGTTCCTGGTGGAGGCGATCTTCCTGTGCGCCTTGGGCGGTGTCGCGGGCGTCGCACTGGGGCTGGGAGGCTCGTACGCCGCCTCGCGCATGCTGCGAATGCCCTTCGCGATCGACGTGCCGCTCGTCGTTGCCGCCTTCGGCTTTTCGGCGGGGCTCGGCGTGGTCTTCGGCTTCTTACCCGCGCGCAAAGCCGCGCGTCTTCATCCCATCGAGGCATTGCGCCATGAGTAG
- a CDS encoding ATP-binding cassette domain-containing protein produces the protein MHRVRLSGLQPSSAHDALENVELPLVYRRVPRARRRELAREALHAVGLEGREHHKPNELSGGQQQRVAIARAIVTNPSLVVADEPTGNLDSARKGEIMRLLSGLNRTRGMSVVMVTHEPDIARWARRIIRFHDGLIAEDAPNVPQEES, from the coding sequence TTGCATCGGGTTCGTCTTTCAGGGCTTCAACCTTCTTCCGCGCACGACGCACTGGAAAATGTGGAGCTGCCGCTGGTCTATCGGCGGGTGCCGCGCGCACGCCGTCGCGAGCTCGCGCGCGAGGCGCTCCACGCCGTGGGGCTCGAGGGGCGCGAGCACCACAAGCCCAACGAGCTTTCCGGCGGGCAGCAACAGCGGGTGGCCATCGCTCGGGCCATCGTCACGAATCCGTCGCTGGTGGTCGCCGACGAGCCCACGGGCAACCTGGACTCGGCGCGAAAGGGCGAGATCATGCGCCTGCTCTCGGGGCTGAATCGCACGCGGGGCATGAGCGTCGTCATGGTGACCCACGAGCCGGACATCGCTCGCTGGGCGCGCCGCATCATCCGCTTTCACGATGGGTTGATCGCCGAGGACGCTCCGAATGTCCCGCAGGAGGAATCGTGA
- a CDS encoding efflux RND transporter periplasmic adaptor subunit, with product MLESTEDVRRVLGIGKRKGRQILLRAAFGAVLLVTLVLGVRAFLRRRAESARPRYTTEKVAQQDLRVTVAATGKLQGLATVEVGAEVTGKVQRVLVGYNDRVIKGQVLAEIDPEQLRADVEQQRAQVLAAESDIEQAVATLAEKSQARQRAKEQAALGLIAQKDLEAAEAAAARAAADLSGKRANAEIRRANLKAAASKLGKTKIVAPMDGIVLSRSVEPGQTVTAGYTTPVLFKVAEDLSKLELHVNVAESDIGRVREGQEAFFGVDAYPSRQFSSRVLSLRNEPKTEQNVVTYEAVLTVDNADRVLRPGMTATATIVSETISRAIVVPNAALRFVPPPSPSAGPPPRAGEKRVHVRRGDELVPVAVKTGASDGSVTELLGSSLEVGSEIVVDVAQQP from the coding sequence ATGCTTGAAAGTACAGAAGACGTCCGGCGCGTTCTTGGAATTGGCAAACGAAAAGGGCGGCAGATTCTGCTGCGTGCAGCGTTTGGCGCCGTCTTGCTCGTAACCCTCGTTCTCGGCGTGCGCGCGTTTCTGCGTCGCCGCGCCGAAAGTGCCCGTCCGCGCTATACGACGGAAAAGGTCGCCCAGCAGGATCTGCGCGTGACGGTGGCGGCCACGGGCAAGCTCCAAGGGCTGGCCACCGTCGAGGTCGGTGCAGAGGTGACCGGCAAAGTCCAACGCGTCTTGGTCGGCTACAACGACCGCGTCATCAAGGGACAGGTCCTCGCGGAGATCGATCCGGAGCAATTGCGGGCCGACGTCGAGCAACAACGCGCGCAGGTGCTCGCGGCCGAGAGCGACATCGAGCAAGCCGTGGCGACGCTCGCCGAAAAGTCGCAAGCGCGGCAACGCGCCAAGGAGCAAGCGGCGCTCGGCCTCATCGCGCAGAAAGATCTGGAGGCGGCCGAGGCAGCGGCGGCGCGGGCGGCCGCGGATCTTTCGGGCAAGCGCGCCAATGCGGAGATCCGGCGGGCGAATTTGAAAGCGGCCGCGTCGAAGCTGGGCAAGACGAAAATCGTCGCGCCGATGGATGGCATCGTTCTGAGCCGCAGCGTCGAGCCCGGGCAGACGGTGACGGCGGGGTATACGACGCCGGTCCTCTTCAAGGTCGCCGAGGATCTGAGCAAGCTCGAGCTTCATGTCAACGTCGCCGAGTCGGACATCGGGCGGGTGAGGGAAGGGCAGGAGGCCTTTTTCGGGGTCGATGCGTATCCGAGCCGGCAATTTTCGTCGCGCGTTCTCTCTCTGCGCAACGAGCCGAAAACCGAGCAGAACGTGGTCACGTACGAGGCCGTGCTGACCGTGGACAATGCCGATCGCGTGCTCCGTCCCGGGATGACGGCGACGGCGACCATCGTGAGCGAGACCATCTCCCGAGCCATCGTGGTGCCGAATGCCGCGCTTCGCTTCGTGCCACCGCCGTCGCCATCGGCGGGCCCTCCGCCGCGTGCTGGGGAAAAGCGTGTGCACGTGCGGCGTGGGGACGAGCTGGTTCCCGTTGCGGTCAAAACCGGTGCGAGCGACGGCAGCGTTACGGAGCTCCTGGGATCGTCGCTCGAGGTGGGATCGGAGATCGTCGTCGATGTCGCGCAGCAACCCTGA